From one Mya arenaria isolate MELC-2E11 chromosome 4, ASM2691426v1 genomic stretch:
- the LOC128233036 gene encoding uncharacterized protein LOC128233036: MLKGRLKQCSRFDPGAATVLWLIRVRGICGKYLEDIFSARDILHSSRKEEAKMLLRRLYSCRNNRDLRTISRCSWCINRRSEVDHAYLDATGNNGTVAPSTVISEHAEGLPEARNFQRLTEEQGQLLRKCRSVQHYYETGTEDDRLY; encoded by the exons CAATGTTCAAGATTTGACCCAGGAGCAGCTACAGTATTATGGTTGATCAGAGTGAGAGGCATCTGCGGAAAATATTTGGAGGATATATTCTCTGCGAGAGACATATTGCATTCAAGCAGGAAGGAAGAAGCAAAA ATGCTGTTAAGACGATTATACAGTTGCAGAAACAACAGAGATCTCAGAACCATCTCAAGATGCTCTTGGTGCATCAACAGAAGATCAGAAGTGGACCATGCTTATCTTG ATGCTACAGGGAACAATGGTACAGTTGCCCCATCCACTGTCATCTCTGAACATGCTGAAGGGCTGCCTGAAG CCAGGAACTTTCAGCGTTTAACAGAGGAGCAAGGCCAACTCCTAAGAAAATGTCGAAGTGTTCAACATTACTATGAGACGGGAACTGAAGATGATAGACTGTATTAA